The following are encoded in a window of Panthera leo isolate Ple1 chromosome B2, P.leo_Ple1_pat1.1, whole genome shotgun sequence genomic DNA:
- the CNR1 gene encoding cannabinoid receptor 1 isoform X2, with translation MALLIPPSAPSQQTSSTWAPMTFSTKISKENEENIQCGENFMDMECFMILNPSQQLAIAVLSLTLGTFTVLENLLVLCVILHSRSLRCRPSYHFIGSLAVADLLGSVIFVYSFVDFHVFHRKDSPNVFLFKLGGVTASFTASVGSLFLTAIDRYISIHRPLAYKRIVTRPKAVVAFCLMWTIAIVIAVLPLLGWNCKKLQSVCSDIFPLIDETYLMFWIGVTSVLLLFIVYAYMYILWKAHSHAVRMIQRGTQKSIIIHTSEDGKVQVTRPDQARMDIRLAKTLVLILVVLIICWGPLLAIMVYDVFGKMNKLIKTVFAFCSMLCLLNSTVNPIIYALRSKDLRHAFRSMFPSCEGTAQPLDNSMGDSDCLHKHANNTASVHRAAESCIKSTVKIAKVTMSVSTDTSAEAL, from the exons ATGGCCTTGCTGATACCACCTTCCGCACCATCACAACAGACCTCCTCTACGTGGGCTCCAATGACATTCAGTACGAAGATATCAAAG GAGAATGAGGAGAACATCCAGTGTGGGGAGAACTTCATGGACATGGAGTGCTTCATGATTCTGAACCCCAGCCAGCAGCTGGCCATCGCCGTCTTGTCCCTCACACTGGGCACCTTTACGGTTCTGGAGAACCTGCTGGTGCTGTGTGTCATCCTTCACTCCCGCAGCCTTCGCTGCCGGCCCTCTTACCACTTCATTGGCAGCCTGGCAGTGGCCGACCTCCTGGGCAGTGTCATTTTTGTCTACAGCTTTGTTGACTTCCACGTGTTCCACCGCAAAGATAGCCCCAATGTGTTTCTTTTCAAACTCGGTGGGGTCACCGCCTCCTTCACGGCCTCAGTAGGCAGCCTGTTCCTCACAGCCATTGACAGGTACATATCTATTCACAGGCCCCTGGCTTATAAGAGGATTGTCACCAGGCCCAAGGCCGTGGTGGCATTTTGCCTGATGTGGACCATAGCAATTGTGATTGCTGTGCTGCCTCTCCTGGGCTGGAACTGCAAGAAGCTGCAGTCTGTTTGCTCAGACATTTTCCCGCTCATTGATGAAACCTACCTGATGTTCTGGATCGGGGTCACCAGTGTGCTGCTGCTGTTTATCGTGTACGCATACATGTATATTCTCTGGAAGGCTCACAGCCACGCGGTCCGCATGATTCAGCGCGGCACCCAGAAGAGCATCATCATCCACACGTCAGAGGACGGCAAGGTGCAGGTGACACGGCCCGACCAAGCCCGCATGGACATCAGGCTGGCCAAGACCCTGGTTCTGATCCTTGTGGTTTTAATCATCTGCTGGGGCCCTCTGCTTGCGATTATGGTGTATGATGTCTTTGGGAAGATGAACAAGCTCATTAAGACGGTGTTTGCCTTCTGCAGTATGCTGTGCCTGTTGAATTCCACCGTGAACCCCATCATCTACGCTCTGAGGAGCAAGGACCTGAGACATGCTTTCCGGAGTATGTTCCCCTCGTGTGAAGGCACCGCACAGCCTCTTGATAACAGCATGGGGGACTCGGACTGCCTGCACAAGCACGCCAACAACACAGCCAGTGTTCACAGGGCCGCGGAGAGCTGCATCAAGAGCACGGTCAAGATTGCCAAGGTGACCATGTCTGTGTCCACAGACACGTCTGCCGAGGCTCTGTGA
- the CNR1 gene encoding cannabinoid receptor 1 isoform X1, translated as MKSILDGLADTTFRTITTDLLYVGSNDIQYEDIKGDMASKLGYFPQKFPLTSFRGSPFQEKMTAGDNSQLVPADQVNITEFYNKSLSSYKENEENIQCGENFMDMECFMILNPSQQLAIAVLSLTLGTFTVLENLLVLCVILHSRSLRCRPSYHFIGSLAVADLLGSVIFVYSFVDFHVFHRKDSPNVFLFKLGGVTASFTASVGSLFLTAIDRYISIHRPLAYKRIVTRPKAVVAFCLMWTIAIVIAVLPLLGWNCKKLQSVCSDIFPLIDETYLMFWIGVTSVLLLFIVYAYMYILWKAHSHAVRMIQRGTQKSIIIHTSEDGKVQVTRPDQARMDIRLAKTLVLILVVLIICWGPLLAIMVYDVFGKMNKLIKTVFAFCSMLCLLNSTVNPIIYALRSKDLRHAFRSMFPSCEGTAQPLDNSMGDSDCLHKHANNTASVHRAAESCIKSTVKIAKVTMSVSTDTSAEAL; from the coding sequence ATGAAGTCTATCCTAGATGGCCTTGCTGATACCACCTTCCGCACCATCACAACAGACCTCCTCTACGTGGGCTCCAATGACATTCAGTACGAAGATATCAAAGGTGACATGGCATCCAAATTAGGGTACTTCCCACAGAAATTTCCTTTAACTTCCTTTAGGGGAAGTCCCTTCCAAGAAAAGATGACTGCAGGAGACAACTCCCAGTTAGTCCCGGCAGACCAGGTGAACATCACCGAATTTTACAACAAATCCCTTTCATCCTACAAGGAGAATGAGGAGAACATCCAGTGTGGGGAGAACTTCATGGACATGGAGTGCTTCATGATTCTGAACCCCAGCCAGCAGCTGGCCATCGCCGTCTTGTCCCTCACACTGGGCACCTTTACGGTTCTGGAGAACCTGCTGGTGCTGTGTGTCATCCTTCACTCCCGCAGCCTTCGCTGCCGGCCCTCTTACCACTTCATTGGCAGCCTGGCAGTGGCCGACCTCCTGGGCAGTGTCATTTTTGTCTACAGCTTTGTTGACTTCCACGTGTTCCACCGCAAAGATAGCCCCAATGTGTTTCTTTTCAAACTCGGTGGGGTCACCGCCTCCTTCACGGCCTCAGTAGGCAGCCTGTTCCTCACAGCCATTGACAGGTACATATCTATTCACAGGCCCCTGGCTTATAAGAGGATTGTCACCAGGCCCAAGGCCGTGGTGGCATTTTGCCTGATGTGGACCATAGCAATTGTGATTGCTGTGCTGCCTCTCCTGGGCTGGAACTGCAAGAAGCTGCAGTCTGTTTGCTCAGACATTTTCCCGCTCATTGATGAAACCTACCTGATGTTCTGGATCGGGGTCACCAGTGTGCTGCTGCTGTTTATCGTGTACGCATACATGTATATTCTCTGGAAGGCTCACAGCCACGCGGTCCGCATGATTCAGCGCGGCACCCAGAAGAGCATCATCATCCACACGTCAGAGGACGGCAAGGTGCAGGTGACACGGCCCGACCAAGCCCGCATGGACATCAGGCTGGCCAAGACCCTGGTTCTGATCCTTGTGGTTTTAATCATCTGCTGGGGCCCTCTGCTTGCGATTATGGTGTATGATGTCTTTGGGAAGATGAACAAGCTCATTAAGACGGTGTTTGCCTTCTGCAGTATGCTGTGCCTGTTGAATTCCACCGTGAACCCCATCATCTACGCTCTGAGGAGCAAGGACCTGAGACATGCTTTCCGGAGTATGTTCCCCTCGTGTGAAGGCACCGCACAGCCTCTTGATAACAGCATGGGGGACTCGGACTGCCTGCACAAGCACGCCAACAACACAGCCAGTGTTCACAGGGCCGCGGAGAGCTGCATCAAGAGCACGGTCAAGATTGCCAAGGTGACCATGTCTGTGTCCACAGACACGTCTGCCGAGGCTCTGTGA